One Nitrospirota bacterium genomic window carries:
- a CDS encoding 4-hydroxy-tetrahydrodipicolinate synthase yields MFKGSIVAIVTPFKNGKVDEKALGELIEWHIKEGTNAIVPCGTTGESATLDYEEHYRVIEITVKAVNKRIPVIAGTGANATDETIMITKKAKDLGADGALLVSPYYNKPTQEGLYLHYKAVAEAVDIPMLLYNVPGRTAVNMLPQTVARLAGVKNIVGIKEATGDMRQASDIIRLCGDRFDVISGDDFTTFTMLALGGKGVISVSANVAPRDVSAMIAAWEAGNINEARRLHFKLEPLNQAMFIETNPIPAKTALSMMGKIQEEFRLPLCPMSSDNKEKLRNVLVNYGVVSK; encoded by the coding sequence ATGTTTAAGGGTTCGATAGTTGCAATAGTGACGCCGTTTAAAAACGGAAAGGTTGATGAAAAAGCTCTGGGCGAGCTGATTGAATGGCACATTAAGGAAGGCACCAACGCCATTGTGCCGTGCGGGACAACAGGTGAGTCGGCCACACTCGATTATGAAGAACATTACAGGGTCATTGAGATAACCGTAAAAGCCGTCAATAAGCGGATACCTGTCATTGCAGGGACAGGCGCAAACGCAACGGATGAAACCATCATGATCACGAAGAAGGCAAAAGACCTGGGCGCTGACGGCGCGCTACTTGTATCTCCGTATTACAATAAACCCACACAGGAAGGCCTGTACCTGCATTACAAAGCCGTTGCTGAGGCAGTCGATATTCCCATGCTTCTTTATAATGTACCCGGACGCACAGCGGTGAACATGCTTCCGCAGACAGTCGCAAGGCTTGCCGGGGTGAAAAACATTGTTGGTATTAAGGAAGCCACAGGCGATATGAGACAGGCGAGCGATATTATAAGGCTTTGCGGGGACAGGTTCGACGTAATTTCGGGCGACGACTTTACAACTTTCACAATGCTGGCGCTTGGCGGAAAAGGGGTCATCTCTGTTTCAGCCAATGTCGCCCCGCGAGATGTCTCTGCGATGATAGCGGCCTGGGAGGCAGGCAATATTAATGAAGCAAGAAGGCTGCACTTCAAGCTTGAGCCTTTAAACCAGGCGATGTTTATAGAAACCAATCCTATCCCGGCAAAGACAGCCCTGAGCATGATGGGCAAGATCCAGGAGGAGTTCAGGCTGCCACTCTGTCCGATGAGCAGTGACAATAAAGAAAAACTCAGGAATGTTCTTGTAAATTACGGTGTTGTATCCAAATAG
- a CDS encoding TIGR00282 family metallophosphoesterase, translating to MKILFIGDIVGKPGRNAVKEGLPDLINKLKIDFVIANGENAAGGFGITQETGEEILALGVHVLTSGNHIWDKKDALSYITKENRLLRPANYPSDVPGFGSIIMNTAAGEKIAVLNLSGRVFMNQLDCPFQVARRELSEIKKQAKVIIVDFHAEATSEKSAMGHFLDGEVSAVIGTHTHVQTADEKILPKGTAFITDVGMTGPADSVIGVKKEQIIQKFLTQIPVRFETAKGESVLSCVALEINSRTGMATSIQRLHLTFA from the coding sequence ATGAAAATATTATTCATCGGAGACATTGTCGGAAAGCCGGGAAGGAACGCCGTCAAGGAGGGGCTTCCCGACCTTATCAATAAACTAAAGATAGACTTTGTTATTGCAAATGGGGAGAATGCAGCCGGCGGTTTCGGAATAACTCAGGAGACCGGGGAAGAGATACTCGCCCTAGGCGTTCACGTGCTTACTTCCGGGAACCATATATGGGACAAGAAAGACGCGCTCTCATATATTACAAAGGAAAACCGGCTGCTGAGGCCCGCCAATTATCCATCAGACGTTCCGGGATTCGGAAGCATAATCATGAACACCGCTGCCGGTGAGAAGATCGCAGTTTTAAATCTTTCCGGCAGGGTCTTTATGAACCAGCTTGATTGCCCTTTTCAGGTAGCGCGGAGAGAGCTGTCCGAGATTAAAAAACAGGCCAAAGTCATCATCGTTGATTTCCACGCGGAAGCAACATCGGAAAAATCCGCGATGGGCCATTTCCTTGACGGAGAGGTAAGCGCCGTTATCGGCACTCATACTCACGTTCAAACTGCGGATGAGAAGATCCTGCCAAAAGGCACAGCGTTCATCACGGACGTTGGAATGACGGGACCCGCGGACTCCGTCATCGGAGTGAAGAAGGAACAGATAATACAGAAGTTCCTCACGCAAATACCTGTCCGTTTTGAAACCGCAAAGGGCGAATCAGTGCTTTCCTGCGTTGCATTGGAGATCAATTCAAGGACAGGAATGGCGACATCCATCCAGAGACTGCATCTGACCTTCGCTTAA
- a CDS encoding isocitrate/isopropylmalate dehydrogenase family protein, which yields MYRITLIPGDGTGPEITEAVRRVLEATGVSFEWDIQNAGEDVYHQEGNPLPDRVIESIKRSKVALKGPITTPVGTGFRSVNVTLRQAMDLYSCLRPCKSYQGARTRYENIDLVIVRENTEDLYAGIEYQKGSEGAKAIIDLVKKFSSKDIRPDSGISIKPISVFGTERIVRFAFEYARKNKRRKVTSVHKANIMKHSDGLFLEVSREVAKKYPDIEFEDKIIDNMCMQLVQKPELYDVLVLPNLYGDIISDLAAGLIGGLGLAPGANLGSEYAVFEATHGSAPKYKGLNKVNPLAMMLSGVMMLRHLGETAAAEKLDSAIASVIKEGKHVTYDMKPAPDDPTAATTSGVADAIISKITK from the coding sequence ATGTATAGAATAACTCTCATCCCCGGCGACGGCACAGGGCCGGAGATAACAGAAGCTGTAAGAAGGGTACTTGAAGCCACGGGTGTTTCATTTGAATGGGACATCCAGAATGCCGGTGAGGACGTGTATCACCAGGAAGGGAACCCGCTGCCGGACAGGGTCATTGAATCCATCAAGAGGAGCAAGGTCGCGCTTAAAGGCCCGATAACCACGCCGGTAGGAACAGGATTCAGGAGCGTGAATGTCACGTTAAGGCAGGCTATGGACCTTTACAGTTGCCTCAGGCCGTGCAAATCATATCAGGGAGCAAGGACCAGATACGAAAACATCGACCTTGTCATCGTAAGAGAAAACACCGAAGACCTTTACGCAGGCATCGAGTATCAGAAAGGTTCCGAAGGCGCAAAGGCGATCATTGACCTCGTTAAAAAATTTTCCAGCAAGGACATTCGCCCTGATTCAGGCATAAGCATAAAGCCGATCTCCGTCTTCGGCACTGAGCGCATTGTCCGTTTCGCTTTCGAGTACGCAAGGAAAAACAAGAGGCGCAAAGTGACCTCGGTGCACAAGGCAAATATAATGAAACACTCAGACGGACTGTTCCTTGAAGTCTCAAGAGAGGTTGCCAAAAAATACCCTGACATTGAATTTGAAGACAAAATCATCGATAATATGTGTATGCAGCTTGTGCAAAAACCTGAACTCTACGATGTGCTGGTGCTGCCGAACCTTTATGGCGACATTATTTCAGACCTCGCCGCTGGACTGATCGGAGGGCTCGGGCTCGCTCCCGGCGCGAACCTCGGCAGTGAATATGCCGTTTTCGAGGCGACCCACGGAAGCGCTCCGAAATACAAGGGGCTCAACAAGGTAAATCCCCTTGCAATGATGCTCAGCGGAGTAATGATGCTGAGACACCTTGGAGAAACAGCTGCAGCGGAGAAACTCGACAGCGCCATTGCTTCAGTAATAAAAGAGGGGAAACACGTTACTTATGACATGAAACCTGCCCCTGACGACCCGACTGCTGCGACGACATCAGGTGTCGCCGACGCTATCATCTCAAAAATCACAAAATAA
- a CDS encoding replication-associated recombination protein A, whose product MELLRTAKKAPLAWRMQPQSLDEFVGQAHILGQGKPLREAIERDSISSLILYGPPGTGKTALAHIIAKKTHAHFISLNAVTSGIADIKEALKEARGVDRAILFIDEIHRFNKVQQDALLPDVENGIVTLIGASTQNPFFSIIPALSSRSMIFQFFPLKEAEIKVMLQRALQDREKGIGELEIKLEPDAADFIATMCEGDARRALNILEMGAFIIKSTNRPSFDIKLAKEVLQNKTLYYSEDEHYDTISAFIKSMRGSDPDAVLYWLAKMIEAGEDPLYIARRIVICASEDVGNADPRALEIAVAAFQAVESIGMPEGRIPLAQAAIYIALAPKSNSSYKGIDNALTYVREERLSPVPSYLKSANYKGASRLGAGTGYKYPHDYKGHHVDQQYMTNNKNFFFPSDQGYEKIFKKRLSKRRSR is encoded by the coding sequence ATGGAGCTTTTAAGAACGGCAAAAAAGGCCCCACTCGCATGGAGGATGCAGCCGCAAAGTCTCGACGAATTCGTCGGCCAGGCGCATATACTCGGACAGGGGAAGCCCCTCAGGGAAGCCATCGAGAGGGACTCGATATCTTCACTGATCTTATATGGTCCGCCCGGGACCGGCAAGACCGCGCTGGCACATATCATTGCCAAAAAGACCCACGCTCATTTCATATCCCTCAACGCTGTTACATCCGGGATCGCCGACATTAAGGAGGCATTGAAAGAGGCGAGGGGCGTGGACAGGGCCATACTTTTTATAGACGAGATCCATAGGTTTAATAAAGTTCAGCAGGACGCTTTACTGCCCGATGTGGAAAACGGCATTGTGACACTTATAGGGGCGTCAACTCAGAACCCTTTTTTCTCAATAATCCCGGCGCTGTCATCAAGGTCCATGATCTTCCAGTTTTTCCCTTTGAAAGAGGCGGAAATAAAAGTCATGTTACAGCGCGCCCTGCAAGACCGGGAAAAGGGGATTGGCGAGCTGGAGATAAAACTGGAGCCGGATGCCGCGGATTTCATAGCAACAATGTGTGAAGGCGATGCGAGAAGGGCCTTGAACATACTTGAGATGGGCGCCTTTATCATCAAAAGCACAAACCGCCCTTCTTTCGATATTAAGCTGGCAAAAGAGGTTTTGCAGAATAAGACGTTATACTACAGCGAAGATGAGCATTACGACACTATATCGGCTTTTATAAAAAGTATGAGGGGCAGTGACCCAGACGCGGTTTTATACTGGCTGGCAAAGATGATAGAGGCAGGGGAAGACCCGCTTTACATCGCCCGCAGGATCGTAATCTGCGCGTCGGAGGATGTGGGCAATGCAGACCCCAGGGCGCTTGAAATAGCGGTCGCCGCTTTTCAGGCTGTCGAGTCGATCGGCATGCCTGAGGGACGCATCCCGTTGGCCCAGGCGGCGATCTATATCGCGCTGGCCCCAAAGAGCAATTCATCTTACAAAGGGATAGACAACGCCCTGACATATGTCAGGGAAGAAAGACTTTCGCCTGTGCCGTCATACCTGAAAAGCGCAAACTATAAAGGCGCGTCACGCCTCGGCGCAGGAACAGGATACAAATATCCGCATGATTATAAAGGTCATCATGTGGACCAACAATATATGACCAACAATAAAAATTTCTTTTTCCCGTCAGACCAGGGATACGAGAAGATATTCAAGAAGAGACTAAGTAAAAGGAGGAGCAGATAA
- a CDS encoding cytochrome c3 family protein, translated as MSKFRPGLLFLLLLFFSSTSSAQVSRLSSTRVEGVSTPQPQSKNAGSIDVHTWHVSKCSICHLASNPDLEPAALVIPDQSRLCESCHKDTVTILPSHRLQSDIVKMANHPIKFSPLNFDRKKINHNIVREGKFFYVSGDKGKVPLFGETPETAVAECATCHDPHGKSKLPKLARVDNSKNAICLACHLNY; from the coding sequence ATGAGTAAATTCCGTCCCGGCTTGTTATTCCTGTTATTGTTGTTTTTCTCCTCCACTTCATCAGCTCAGGTCAGCAGGCTGTCAAGCACCCGCGTCGAGGGAGTATCAACACCGCAGCCCCAAAGCAAAAATGCAGGGTCCATTGATGTTCACACCTGGCACGTCAGCAAATGCAGCATTTGCCACCTGGCCTCCAATCCCGATCTTGAGCCGGCAGCGCTTGTCATTCCCGATCAGTCGCGTCTCTGCGAATCCTGTCATAAAGACACCGTTACCATACTCCCCTCTCACAGGCTTCAAAGCGACATTGTAAAAATGGCAAACCATCCGATTAAATTCTCACCTCTGAATTTTGACCGGAAAAAAATAAATCACAATATTGTTCGTGAAGGAAAGTTTTTTTATGTCTCAGGGGATAAGGGGAAAGTTCCCCTCTTCGGTGAAACCCCTGAGACCGCGGTTGCTGAATGCGCAACATGCCACGACCCGCACGGGAAATCGAAGCTGCCGAAATTAGCGCGTGTAGATAACTCGAAAAATGCGATCTGCCTGGCTTGTCATTTGAACTATTGA
- a CDS encoding HlyC/CorC family transporter, which yields MDPETLSFILIIICLLFIALLSSSEVAFISVNRIRLRHLIEKGSSNAAIVQKIRDQHDRLFSAVILSGNLFTVLATSIGTALAIDYLGEDKGIIIATVVMTVLTVVFGELTPKTFAVTYAEGISLALARPMEIFIKFISPFVWVFNKMSNGIIRMFGGEIKPAPQFLTEEEMKSMIKLGEEEGALEKEEKEMLHNVFAFGDKKVTEAMVPRTEVVAVPEDAIVADVLSLVSDEGYSRYPVIMENVDNIIGVLYVKDILRKMSREEVSPNSPIKSFIRDAYYIPESKMVTSLLDEMQKNKFQIAIVLDEHGGTAGLITLEDIMEEIVGGLQDEFEAIEAEKEVEIVDERTFVVSGSTGIDEINELVGIELDSQEYHTIGGLLFGLFGRLPKIGEQLRYHGLRFLILEMDGKKIEKVKITKL from the coding sequence ATGGACCCTGAGACGCTCAGTTTTATACTTATAATAATTTGTCTGCTTTTCATTGCCTTACTGTCCAGCTCGGAAGTGGCTTTTATTTCCGTCAACAGGATCAGGCTGCGTCATCTCATTGAAAAAGGAAGCAGTAATGCCGCGATCGTCCAGAAAATCCGCGACCAGCATGACCGCCTTTTCAGCGCCGTAATTCTTTCAGGGAATTTATTCACTGTTCTCGCCACCTCTATAGGCACGGCATTGGCCATAGATTATCTGGGAGAAGATAAGGGCATAATTATAGCGACCGTTGTAATGACCGTTCTGACTGTTGTCTTCGGCGAGCTTACGCCGAAAACCTTTGCCGTTACCTACGCAGAAGGGATCTCCCTCGCGCTTGCAAGGCCCATGGAGATATTCATAAAATTCATCTCGCCTTTTGTGTGGGTCTTCAACAAAATGTCAAACGGGATTATCCGCATGTTCGGAGGCGAGATAAAACCAGCCCCGCAGTTCCTGACGGAAGAAGAGATGAAGTCAATGATAAAACTCGGTGAAGAGGAAGGGGCACTTGAAAAAGAAGAAAAAGAGATGCTGCATAATGTTTTTGCATTCGGAGACAAAAAGGTCACCGAGGCCATGGTCCCGAGGACCGAGGTAGTGGCAGTCCCTGAAGACGCCATCGTAGCTGACGTCCTTTCACTTGTATCGGATGAAGGCTATTCCCGTTATCCCGTTATCATGGAAAACGTGGACAACATTATCGGCGTGTTGTACGTCAAAGACATTTTAAGGAAAATGTCCAGGGAGGAAGTTTCCCCGAATTCCCCGATAAAGAGCTTTATCCGGGACGCATATTATATACCTGAAAGCAAAATGGTCACGTCGCTCCTTGACGAGATGCAGAAGAACAAATTCCAGATCGCCATTGTCCTTGATGAACACGGGGGCACGGCAGGACTGATAACGCTCGAAGACATCATGGAAGAGATCGTGGGCGGGCTCCAGGACGAATTTGAGGCCATAGAGGCGGAGAAGGAAGTTGAGATAGTTGACGAGAGGACCTTTGTGGTATCAGGGTCGACAGGCATAGATGAGATCAACGAGCTTGTCGGCATTGAGCTTGACAGCCAGGAGTATCATACCATCGGCGGTTTATTGTTCGGCCTGTTCGGGCGTCTGCCTAAGATCGGCGAGCAGCTCCGGTATCACGGCCTCAGGTTCCTTATTCTTGAGATGGACGGCAAGAAGATTGAGAAAGTAAAGATAACCAAGCTTTAA
- the tatC gene encoding twin-arginine translocase subunit TatC — MDKAPLTEHLVELRNRIVITLATVGIAFGICFYYSEFIFGMLTAPMRSTIAFSLKDPYISYIPSQNPDLNLVFLAPAEAFWMHMKIAFISACIISSPVIFWEIWKFIAPGLLPKEKKYAIPFIFTTTFLFLIGALFCFGIILPFAIDFLLNYKTQNIKPMISAEKYIDFCLKFILAFGAVFEMPVIIVFLTRMGIVTTDFLAKNRKYAVLIVFIVAGILTPTPDAFNQILMAVPMLILYEAGLLASKILNRKKKSAEEGA; from the coding sequence ATGGATAAAGCGCCGCTTACAGAACACCTTGTCGAATTAAGAAACAGGATCGTCATAACGCTGGCAACAGTAGGCATTGCCTTCGGGATTTGTTTTTACTACTCCGAATTTATCTTCGGGATGTTGACCGCGCCGATGCGCAGCACCATAGCTTTTTCATTGAAGGACCCCTATATCTCCTACATCCCTTCACAAAATCCGGACCTGAATCTTGTATTCCTCGCACCAGCGGAGGCCTTCTGGATGCACATGAAGATCGCTTTCATAAGCGCGTGCATAATCAGCTCGCCTGTTATTTTCTGGGAGATCTGGAAATTCATCGCCCCCGGGCTGCTGCCGAAAGAAAAAAAATACGCCATACCGTTTATCTTCACAACGACGTTTCTCTTTCTGATAGGCGCACTGTTTTGTTTTGGTATCATCCTGCCCTTTGCAATCGACTTCCTGCTTAATTACAAAACGCAGAATATCAAACCGATGATATCAGCGGAAAAATATATAGACTTCTGCCTGAAATTTATCCTGGCATTCGGGGCTGTTTTTGAAATGCCCGTTATTATAGTGTTCCTGACAAGGATGGGAATTGTGACAACGGATTTTCTTGCAAAGAACAGGAAGTATGCCGTGCTGATCGTATTTATCGTCGCCGGCATATTAACGCCTACGCCGGACGCATTCAACCAGATTCTCATGGCAGTGCCGATGCTGATATTGTATGAAGCCGGGTTATTGGCGTCAAAAATTCTTAACAGGAAGAAGAAATCCGCTGAAGAAGGCGCGTAG
- the rny gene encoding ribonuclease Y, producing the protein MINIVVIAAGLIVGFVLSFIYFKISTSKKSKELEERAQRLLHEAEKEAANLKKEAQLEAADTGLRLKAEAEKELKERRSELNLFEKRVRQREEMFDRKLEQLDRKETFFSKKEREFNNREKGLLEKEQNAEALLKKQNEVLAQVATLSVEDAKNELMHRIEEESRYEAAKIAKRIEDEAIECADRKSKEIMSIAIQRYANEYVADYTISTVSLPNDEMKGRIIGREGRNIRTLEAATGVEFIVDDTPETVLLSCFDPVRREIGRISLERLIADGRIHPTRIEEIVEKVRKEIDALIKEEGEKAIFDLGLHGIHPELVRLIGRLRYRTSYGQNVLQHSREVASLASMMAGELKVDSKLAKRAGILHDIGKAVDSEVEGTHQGIGADLARKYGENAKVVNAIAVHHGEGDPATVEASLVAAADALSAARPGARKETLTDYIKRVEKLEEIATSVEGVNRSYAIQAGREVRIIVKPEEVNDELCAQISRTLAKKIEGELTYPGQIKVTVIRESRFVEYAK; encoded by the coding sequence ATGATTAACATCGTGGTTATTGCCGCAGGTCTTATCGTAGGTTTTGTGCTGTCGTTCATATACTTCAAAATTAGCACAAGCAAGAAGTCAAAAGAGTTGGAAGAAAGGGCGCAGAGACTTTTGCATGAAGCTGAAAAAGAGGCCGCCAACCTGAAAAAAGAGGCACAGCTTGAGGCCGCTGATACGGGTCTCCGTTTAAAGGCAGAGGCTGAAAAAGAGCTGAAAGAAAGGCGCTCGGAACTTAACCTTTTCGAAAAGAGGGTCCGCCAGAGAGAAGAGATGTTCGACAGGAAATTAGAGCAGCTTGACAGGAAGGAAACCTTCTTCAGCAAGAAGGAAAGGGAGTTCAACAACAGGGAAAAGGGGCTGCTGGAGAAAGAGCAGAACGCTGAAGCCCTTTTGAAAAAACAGAACGAGGTGCTGGCCCAGGTTGCAACCCTTTCAGTTGAGGACGCAAAAAATGAGCTTATGCACAGGATCGAAGAAGAGTCGAGATATGAGGCGGCAAAGATAGCAAAACGCATTGAAGATGAAGCAATTGAGTGCGCCGACAGAAAGTCCAAGGAGATCATGAGCATCGCCATTCAGCGGTATGCGAACGAGTACGTCGCCGACTACACTATCTCAACTGTCAGCCTTCCAAATGACGAGATGAAGGGAAGGATAATCGGCAGAGAGGGCAGGAACATCAGGACGCTTGAAGCCGCAACAGGAGTTGAATTCATAGTAGACGATACCCCCGAAACGGTTTTACTGTCCTGTTTTGACCCTGTAAGAAGAGAGATCGGAAGGATCTCACTTGAGCGTCTCATCGCCGACGGCAGGATACATCCCACAAGGATTGAAGAGATCGTAGAGAAAGTCAGGAAGGAGATTGACGCGTTAATAAAAGAAGAAGGCGAGAAGGCGATCTTTGACCTGGGCCTTCACGGCATTCATCCTGAACTTGTAAGGCTGATCGGAAGGTTGAGATACAGGACCTCATACGGTCAGAACGTTCTTCAGCATTCCAGAGAGGTTGCGTCCCTTGCAAGCATGATGGCCGGAGAGCTCAAGGTGGATTCAAAACTTGCAAAAAGGGCCGGGATACTCCATGACATAGGAAAGGCCGTGGACAGTGAAGTTGAAGGCACGCATCAGGGAATTGGCGCTGATCTGGCGAGAAAGTACGGAGAGAACGCCAAGGTTGTTAACGCCATTGCCGTTCATCACGGGGAAGGCGACCCTGCAACTGTAGAGGCCTCACTTGTTGCTGCTGCAGATGCCCTTTCCGCTGCGAGACCCGGGGCGAGAAAAGAAACTCTGACGGATTATATAAAACGTGTTGAGAAGCTTGAAGAGATAGCGACTTCAGTTGAAGGCGTAAACAGGTCCTATGCGATACAGGCAGGAAGGGAAGTGCGGATCATCGTGAAACCTGAAGAGGTGAACGATGAACTGTGCGCTCAGATATCAAGGACCCTGGCCAAGAAGATTGAAGGCGAGCTTACTTATCCTGGACAGATCAAGGTCACGGTGATCAGGGAATCAAGATTCGTGGAATACGCGAAATAA
- a CDS encoding tetratricopeptide repeat protein — protein sequence MSKSYVSINSVLCSLLFALFLASCATMTNPEDMKEAEGHNKLGYVYLSNGQLNEAFIEFQKALKLDPKNKETYNYLGYISSRFNKYDEAVDYYKQAISLDPNYSDAMNNLGLVYLDMGNWDEAVKSFKAALTNPVYLTPEKAYASMGYAYYKKGDYDSAAKVLREALIRNPVFPVANFNLGLVYVKLGDDRSAIDEFSKAIGIMPDYMDAHWELARSFLRSGERGRALEHFRIVAEKDKDIKRSREALEYVELLK from the coding sequence ATGTCAAAATCATACGTCTCCATAAATTCTGTTCTCTGCTCTTTACTCTTCGCGCTGTTTCTTGCCTCGTGCGCTACCATGACGAACCCTGAAGACATGAAGGAGGCAGAGGGGCACAACAAGCTCGGATATGTTTATTTAAGCAACGGCCAGCTTAATGAAGCGTTTATAGAATTCCAGAAGGCGCTCAAGCTGGACCCGAAAAACAAGGAAACTTATAACTATCTCGGATACATAAGCTCGCGCTTTAATAAATATGATGAAGCAGTTGACTACTACAAACAAGCGATATCTCTGGATCCTAATTATTCCGATGCCATGAACAATCTCGGGCTGGTATATCTGGACATGGGCAACTGGGATGAGGCAGTCAAAAGCTTCAAGGCCGCATTGACCAATCCCGTATATCTCACGCCTGAAAAGGCGTATGCAAGCATGGGGTACGCGTATTACAAAAAAGGCGACTATGACAGCGCCGCTAAAGTCCTCAGGGAGGCGCTCATCAGAAACCCGGTCTTCCCGGTGGCAAACTTTAACCTCGGTCTTGTCTATGTGAAACTCGGGGATGACCGTTCCGCTATTGATGAATTCTCAAAGGCGATAGGCATCATGCCTGATTATATGGACGCCCACTGGGAACTTGCCAGATCATTTCTCAGGTCAGGGGAAAGAGGCAGGGCGCTGGAGCATTTCAGGATAGTGGCGGAGAAGGACAAAGATATCAAAAGAAGCAGGGAAGCCTTGGAGTATGTCGAGCTCCTGAAATAG
- a CDS encoding twin-arginine translocase TatA/TatE family subunit, whose translation MFDLGAQELIVIFIVAFLVFGPKRLPELGRTLGKGIRELKAAINNLKNSIDESELNVAKEIKDIKTDLADSIYKSIEPEINKITEVVENKKPGNPAVDNAGAAPVEEKKEKTEPGKDG comes from the coding sequence ATGTTTGACCTCGGAGCACAGGAACTGATCGTGATCTTCATTGTGGCCTTTCTGGTCTTCGGCCCCAAGAGACTGCCGGAGCTTGGCAGGACGCTCGGCAAAGGGATAAGAGAGCTCAAAGCTGCTATAAACAATCTGAAGAATTCCATAGATGAGTCTGAATTGAACGTAGCAAAGGAAATAAAAGACATAAAAACCGATTTGGCAGACTCCATCTACAAATCGATTGAGCCTGAGATTAACAAAATAACCGAGGTGGTTGAAAATAAAAAACCCGGAAACCCGGCTGTAGATAACGCAGGCGCTGCACCTGTTGAGGAGAAAAAGGAAAAAACAGAACCAGGGAAAGATGGATAA
- a CDS encoding HU family DNA-binding protein codes for MTKAELIDSVANGAGISKAAAAKALDSLIDGVTKTLKKGGKVTLVGFGTFSVSKRKARKGRNPRTGAEIKIPAAKVPRFSAGKALKQAIK; via the coding sequence ATGACTAAAGCTGAACTGATTGATTCGGTTGCAAACGGGGCCGGGATATCAAAGGCCGCCGCTGCAAAGGCGCTTGATTCCCTGATTGACGGAGTTACAAAAACGCTTAAGAAAGGCGGGAAAGTGACCCTCGTCGGATTTGGGACCTTCTCTGTTTCAAAAAGAAAAGCCAGGAAAGGCCGCAATCCGAGAACAGGAGCGGAAATAAAAATACCTGCTGCAAAAGTCCCAAGATTTTCTGCCGGAAAAGCTCTCAAACAAGCAATAAAATAA
- a CDS encoding phosphohydrolase: MLKDGCPGSNDIKQPKPEDIKCRHCGKEIEIWSDETEARCKHCGKMNLRAIGPTCLDWCAFAKECVGEAKYKRLKAGIN, encoded by the coding sequence ATGTTAAAAGACGGCTGTCCCGGAAGCAACGACATAAAGCAACCGAAACCTGAAGACATAAAATGTCGTCACTGCGGCAAGGAAATAGAAATATGGAGTGACGAGACCGAGGCCAGGTGCAAGCACTGCGGGAAGATGAACTTGCGCGCAATCGGCCCGACGTGTCTTGACTGGTGCGCGTTTGCAAAAGAGTGCGTAGGCGAGGCGAAGTATAAGAGACTGAAGGCAGGAATTAATTAA